One genomic window of Ciona intestinalis chromosome 7, KH, whole genome shotgun sequence includes the following:
- the LOC113474339 gene encoding metalloendopeptidase OMA1, mitochondrial-like yields MHVFRAAVYCLCKTNVFMNHHTTMRTRALLTRTMPKRPHLKNLESLKQFSTSERRPVNPLVMFLFKMKGIQALKYVSILSGRSFRKLHDKLPEAIQRQLSRHKIAFGTSAVILMYIVYYSIVHYDTCPITGRKRWISFTKDQILVLADMDRNQLMDEYASKIIDHKTPLYKQCKSIVDSLISHNQDIDIVKKVDWKLTVIDDPEMNNAFVLPNGEIFLFTGMVDVMSDWQELAIVLGHEMSHAILGHVQEQQSFAVFGELIVVPLLAFIWFLLDDFAAFVVYSIQQFMYPIIFELGFKLPYSRQLESEADEVGLMLASKACFDPRWSVYLWDKLALMEATDALVGKSEIDFEFSSTHPSHEKRAVTLEERIPEAMKMRLECNCPNLEKRSDPLVKAHEMRKFAVNIKAQVKIKEELEQLQKPKRNESESSVASKGEEEIKSLHKKLELLEDEYDKLLALHDQETKLLNIKDQKKSILNSLWSGLVGVFLGNSKDSFASFKSRNDTADSTQSVNPKLFTFRDRYTFSDD; encoded by the exons ATGCATGTTTTTCGAGCCGCCGTTTACTGCTTATGCAAGACGAACGTATTTATGAACCATCATACAACTATGAGAACACGCGCACTTTTAACCAGAACTATGCCCAAGCGGCCACACCTCAAGAATCTTGAAAGTTTGAAACAGTTTTCAACTTCAGAACGAAGGCCGGTCAACCCGTTGGTcatgtttctttttaaaatgaaaggaATACAGGCTTTAAAGTACGTCTCAATTCTTTCAGGGCGTTCCTTCCGAAAGCTACATGACAAACTTCCTGAAGCTATCCAACGTCAACTCTCACGGCACAAAATCGCTTTCGGAACATCAGCTGTGATTTTAATGTACATAGTATACTACTCTATAGTCCACTACGACACATGCCCAATAACAGGCAGAAAAAGGTGGATTTCCTTCACAAAAGATCAGATTTTGGTTCTAGCTGACATGGACCGCAATCAACTAATGGACGAATATGCATCGAAGATTATTGACCATAAAACACCTCTGTACAAGCAATGTAAAAGCATAGTAGATTCTCTTATATcccacaatcaggatattgatattgttaaaaaggTAGATTGGAAACTGACAGTTATTGATGATCCTGAAATGAACAATGCCTTTGTTTTACCCAACGGAGAAATCTTCTTGTTCACTGGTATGGTTGATGTGATGAGTGATTGGCAGGAGCTGGCTATTGTTCTTGGACATGAGATGTCCCATGCAATTCTTGGGCATGTTCAG GAGCAGCAAAGTTTTGCTGTGTTTGGAGAACTCATAGTTGTACCACTGCTTGCCTTCATATggtttctccttgatgacttTGCTGCATTCGTTGTGTATTCAATCCAACAGTTCATGTACCCCATTATATTTGAGCTTGGGTTTAAGCTGCCATACAGTAGACAGCTTGAATCAGAAGCAGATGAAGTTGGTCTCATGCTTGCTTCTAAAGCTTGTTTTGATCCAAGATGGAGCGTGTATTTGTGGGATAAACTGGCTTTGATG GAAGCTACTGATGCGTTGGTTGGAAAATCCGAGATTGATTTTGAATTCTCGTCCACACATCCAAGTCATGAGAAACGAGCAGTTACATTAGAAGAACGGATTCCTGAAGCAATGAAAATGAGACTAGAATGCAATTGCCCAAACCTTGAGAAGCGAAGTGACCCGCTTGTTAAAGCCCATGAGATGAGAAAGTTTGCAGTCAATATAAA agcACAAGTGAAAATCAAAGAAGAATTGGAACAGCTCCAAAAACCCAAAAGAAATGAATCAGAATCGAGTGTCGCATCTAAAGGGGAAGAAGAAATAAAATCTTTGCATAAGAAGCTAGAACTTCTTGAAGATGAATACGACAAACTTCTTGCACTTCATGATCAAGAgacaaaattgttaaacataaagGATCAAAAGAAGTCCATACTGAACAGTTTATGGTCAGGACTTGTAGGTGTTTTTCTTGGTAACTCAAAAGACTCATTTGCTTCATTTAAAAGCAGAAATGATACAGCAGACAGCACACAAAGTGTAAATCCaaaattgtttacttttaGAGACAGGTACACGTTTTCTGATGACTAG
- the LOC100181274 gene encoding sperm-associated antigen 7 homolog yields the protein MADLLGSILGSMDKPPTASEDEKKKAKEQQIKMRKMLKEEKDRKEKFRKNVEKQISDFVNDGEKTRHKMKPMNKLERSIVHEMADIGGLSTQAFGVEENDRYVMLIKKEHPLTEDEIQAYKQGETWNEEKEKEVKKRKEAEERIRNEVIVATTSTVEPTSNYKDKYNHIIGSSAAKEAARKTEANKSFGMVPSTNKRDQRSIEETLNQIRAKKKQKTGDGL from the exons ATGGCTGACCTGCTTGGTTCCATACTTGGGTCTATGGACAAACCACCAACTGCCTCGGAAgatgaaaagaaaaaggcaaaag AGCAGCAGATAAAGAtgagaaaaatgttaaaagaagaaaaagatcGAAAAGAAAAATTTCGTAAAAATGTTGAGAAGCAGATTTCTGATTTTGTAAACGATGGTGAAAAGACGAGACATAAAATGAAACCAATGAATAAACTGGAACGAAGTATTGT ACATGAAATGGCAGACATTGGTGGATTATCAACGCAAGCTTTTGGAGTTGAGGAAAATGACAG ATATGTGATGCTTATTAAGAAAGAGCATCCGCTAACAGAGGATGAAATACAAGCTTATAAACAAGGAGAGACGTGGAatgaagagaaagaaaaagaagttAAAAAGAGAAAG GAGGCAGAAGAACGAATCAGAAACGAAGTAATTGTCGCTACGACCTCAACAGTAGAACCTACATCTAACTATAAGGATAAATATAATCATATTATTGGATCGTCTGCTGCAAAAGAAGCTGCACGCAAAACAGAAGCAAATAAATCCTTTGGAATGG TACCAAGTACAAACAAACGAGATCAAAGATCAATTGAAGAAACTCTCAACCAAATACGGGCAAAAAAGAAGCAGAAAACTGGAGATGGTTTGTGA